From Pseudomonas hefeiensis, one genomic window encodes:
- a CDS encoding CaiB/BaiF CoA transferase family protein: MGALSHLRVLDLSRVLAGPWAGQILADLGAEVIKVERPGGGDDTRAWGPPFLKDVSGENTTEAAYYLSANRNKQSVTIDFTHPEGQRLVRELAAKSDILIENFKVGGLAAYGLDYDSLKAINPQLIYCSITGFGQTGPYAKRAGYDFMIQGLGGLMSLTGRPEGDEGAGPVKVGVALTDILTGVYSTVAILAALAHRDHVGGGQHIDMALLDVQVACLANQAMNYLTTGNAPKRLGNAHPNIVPYQDFPTADGDFILTVGNDGQFRKFAEVAGQPQWADDPRFATNKLRVANRAVLIPLIRQATVFKTTAQWVAQLERAGVPCGPINDLAQVFADPQVQARGLAMELPHALAGKVPQVASPIRLSETPVEYRNAPPLLGEHTQDVLQRVLGLDEVMVAGLREAGVL, translated from the coding sequence ATGGGCGCGCTTTCGCATCTGCGGGTACTGGATTTATCGAGGGTGCTGGCCGGGCCGTGGGCTGGTCAGATCCTGGCGGACCTGGGGGCTGAAGTCATCAAGGTCGAGCGACCGGGTGGTGGTGACGATACGCGCGCCTGGGGGCCGCCGTTCCTGAAGGATGTATCTGGAGAGAATACGACCGAGGCGGCCTATTACTTGTCGGCCAATCGCAACAAACAGTCGGTGACCATCGACTTCACGCATCCCGAGGGGCAAAGGTTGGTGCGGGAGCTGGCGGCCAAGTCCGACATTCTGATTGAGAACTTCAAGGTGGGAGGGCTGGCGGCTTATGGCCTGGATTACGACTCGCTGAAGGCGATCAACCCACAACTGATCTATTGCTCGATTACCGGGTTCGGCCAAACCGGTCCTTACGCCAAGCGCGCCGGATATGACTTCATGATCCAGGGGTTGGGGGGGCTGATGAGTCTCACCGGCCGGCCTGAAGGTGATGAGGGGGCGGGGCCGGTGAAGGTCGGGGTTGCGCTGACGGATATCTTGACCGGTGTTTATTCGACCGTGGCCATCCTGGCGGCGCTGGCTCACCGCGATCATGTCGGCGGCGGGCAGCATATCGATATGGCCTTGCTGGACGTTCAAGTGGCTTGCCTGGCGAACCAGGCGATGAATTATCTGACTACGGGCAACGCGCCGAAGCGGTTGGGCAACGCTCATCCGAACATAGTGCCGTATCAGGACTTTCCTACGGCTGACGGTGACTTCATCCTTACCGTGGGTAATGACGGTCAGTTCCGAAAATTCGCCGAGGTCGCGGGTCAGCCGCAGTGGGCTGATGATCCCCGGTTCGCTACAAACAAACTGCGGGTGGCGAACCGTGCAGTATTGATTCCTTTGATTCGCCAAGCGACGGTCTTCAAGACCACTGCCCAATGGGTGGCTCAGTTGGAGCGGGCGGGTGTGCCCTGTGGGCCGATCAATGATTTGGCCCAGGTGTTTGCCGATCCTCAGGTCCAGGCGCGTGGGCTGGCGATGGAGTTGCCTCACGCACTGGCGGGTAAAGTGCCGCAGGTTGCCAGCCCGATCCGACTGTCTGAGACGCCGGTGGAATATCGCAATGCGCCTCCTTTATTAGGGGAGCACACGCAGGATGTCCTGCAGCGAGTATTGGGATTGGATGAAGTGATGGTGGCGGGTCTGAGGGAAGCTGGAGTGCTCTGA